CCACTCGGCCTAAAAGCCATAAATAACCGTCCTTGTCTCTTTTGGCCCCGTCTCCGGCGAAATATACGCCGGGGAATCGGCTCCAGTATTGAGCTTTGTAGCGTTCGGGGTCGCCGTAAATGCCTCTGAGCATGGACGGCCACGGTTTTTTGATGATCAGGTAGCCGGCGCCGACTTTGACCGGCCGGCCGTGTTCATCCACGACATCGGCTTCGATGCCCGGAAAAGGCTTTGTGGCGGAACCGGGTTTTAAGGCGGTTAAGCCGGGCAAAGGGGAAATCAAAATCGAGCCCGTTTCCGTCTGCCACCAGGTGTCCACAACAGGGCATTTCTCTTTGCCGATGACTTTGTGGTACCAGACCCAGGCTTCGGGGTTGATGGGTTCGCCGACGGAACCCAAAAGCCTTAGCGTGGAAAGGTCGCGGCGGCCGGGGTACTCTTCGCCCCATTTCATAAAGGTGCGGATGGCCGTGGGCGCGGTGTAGAGAATGGTCACGCCGAATTTTTCAATGACGGCCCAAAATCGGTCTTTATCCGGCCAATCCGGGGAGCCCTCGTACATGACGGTGGTGGCTCCGTTGGCCAGGGGGCCGTAGACGATATAGCTGTGGCCCGTGACCCAGCCGATATCAGCCGTGCACCAGTAAACGTCCTCGTCCTTTAAGTCGAAAATAAATTCCGTGGTTGTCTGCACGCCGGCTAAATATCCGGCCGTGGTGTGCATAATGCCCTTGGGTTTGCCGGTGGTGCCGCTGGTGTAGAGAATATAAAGAAGGTCTTCGCTGTCCATTTCTTCGGGTTTGCAGACGGCCGATTGCCCGGCGACAAGCTCATCCCAGTCCACGTCGCGGTCCGGAGTCCACGGGCAGTCATGGGTTTTTCCCAAGCGCCGGTAGACGACGACTTTTTCGACGCTCGGGGTTTCCGCGACGGCGTTATCCGTGTTTTGTTTTAAAGGGACGATGTTGCCGCGGCGGTACCCGCCGTCGGCCGTGATCACGACTTTGGCTTTGCAGTCGTTGATTCTGTCGCGCAGGGCCTCGGCCGAGAAGCCGCCGAACACCACGGAATGCGCGGCGCCGATCCTGGCGCAGGCCAGCATGGCGATGGGAAGTTCCGGAATCATGGGCATATAAATGACGGCGCGGTCGCCTTTGGCCACGCCGAGACTTTTCAAGGCATTGGCGAAGCGGTTGACCTCGCGCGAGAGCTGCTGGTAGGTCAGGGTGCGCGTTTCGCCGGGCTCGCTTTCCCAGATAATCGCGGCTTTGGTTTTGCGCCAGGAATCGAGGTGGCGGTCCACGCAATTGACCGAGGCGTTTAATTTGCCGCCCACGAACCATTGGGCGAACGGCTCTTTCCACTGCAAGACTTTTTTCCATTTTTTGGACCAGACAAGTTTGCCGGCCCGTTTTTCCCAAAATTTCAACGCCCGAGCCCCTTCTTTATAAATATTTTCTTTTTTGACGTTCGCTTGATCGCGGAATTCTTTGGAGGGGGGAAAGCGGCGTTTTTCGATCAACAGGTCCTCAAGCGTCTTCGTCGCGGCGCGGGGTTTTTCAAGGGTTGTCGTGCTCATAGCGATCCTCCATATTCAGGATAAATTTCTTCGGTAATGATAGAAAATTGCCTAGGAGCCTGAGCAATTAGTCATTTCTGCTGCAATGTTGGCTGCTGGCGGCCGCGGGCGGCGTCAACAAGCGTCTCGCCGAAGGTGTGCGTCTTAACCGCGCCGAAGAGCCGGTTCCAAAACGGAAGACTTTCGCTGAACGGGCATTGGGCCACCACCAACATTTTACCGTCCTGGGTCAAACCCAGGTTATTTAATGTGGCGGCGATTTTGCGCCGCTCCTGTTCCTGGTCCTCGGGCGAGGCGCGCTGCGTGCTAGCAGAGGGGCAATAGAAAAAAGACCGGACAAAACCGTAGCCGGGCTCTTCGCTTAAGTCGAGAAACACGGACTGGGCCCGGTAATGATCTTTAATGGCCCGCGCCGCTTCTTGAGGATAGCCGAAACGCCGTTGCCAAAGCCGCAAAAGATCCGAGGGCGGCAGCCAGTTGAGCGTCAGAATGACGGCAAGGACGATGATCGGCGCCAAGGATAGAACGGTTTTTTTCAAAGTTTCCAGCTCATCGACATCTGATGCCTGAGCCCGGTTTTATGAAAGACAAGCGCGTAATTTAAAAGCCATAGCTCCTGTCCCCAGCCGAAGCCGACATGGGTGGAGGGCGTTTGAGCCTCGGACCTGTAGCCTCCTCTGAGCGAAGCGATGGTCTCCGAGCCGAACAGATTAAACTGCGTCACTTCGAGCCCCAGCGACGCGATTTTTTTCTCATGTTTCACCTGGGACACGTCGCCGAGCATCAGCACTTCCCAACGGCCCGGCTCATCGCCCATCCCTTCCTGCGATTGCCCGCCGAAACGCCAGGCCAGGCCCCCGGCGCGTTTGGTCGGGAGGGGGTCTTTTTCTTTATGGAAGGTGATTTCATCGCCTTGATTCATCAGGCTGCCGCCCGCATAAAGATGCCCCAGTCGCCCGCCTAGCGGCAGGCGCATCAGAAGGCCGGCATCAAAAGCCGTTCCTTGCGCATCGTATTCTTCGGCTAAGGTCGAACGAAAGGATTTGGCCGATGCCCCCACGCTGACAACGGAGGTCAGCTCAAGGGCCATGGTTCCGGTAAAGGCCCAATCCTGCTCCGCTTTCCTTTTTTCTTGGAGACCGCCGGACAAATTCAAATCGATGCTGCCCGCGTCATAATGCGTCGCGCCTAAGCCGAAGTGAACGGGGTGAAGCTGCGGCAGGCCCAGGTTCATGGAGCCGAAATTATCCCCGGCAAAACCTCTGGAATACATCAAATCGATTTGAGTGTTGGTGATGGTGCCGACTCCGGCCGGGTTATAGCCGATGGATTCGATATCGCCCCAAGCCGCGGTGAAAGCCCCGCCTAAAGCCAGGGCGCGCGTGCCCGTGTCGCGAACGAGGAATTGGGCCGCGGTGCGTCCGGGTTCGGCGTATAGAAAAGAGGCCGTTGCAAGAGAGTTTATGCAGATCGTCATTGCGAGCCACGGGTGAAGCAATCTCATAACAGGTTTTCTTTTGTGGAGACATTTCGATTAATCATTTGATCACGATGATTTTTTCGATTTTATTGAGCTTGGGGCCTTTGGCGTGAAGGTAGTAGAGCCCGCTGGCGACGGGGCGTCCGTCTTGCGTGTCGCCGCCCCAGAAATAAGTCGATGTGCCGATCGGCTGCTCTCCTTCGAAGAGCTCTTTGACCAAAGCGCCGTTGATGGTGTAAATTTTCAGGCTGACGCTCCCGGGATCGAAAGTTTTTACTTCAATTTTGGCCCGCCCTCCTTCGGCAGGCTTGAACAAATTGTCCGTCATGACGATTTCGCCTCCGGGCGTATCGATGCGAAATCCTCCCGACAGCGTGGCGCTGCGGCCGTCGGAATTCGTCAGCAGCACGTCCCAGTAACCCGGCATCTTCCCTGAGATATTGAGCGCGCCGGTGATGGTCATATCATTGGGCCGCGCCAGGGCCGTGGCCGTGATCGGTGTTTCTCCGGAGCGCCGCAGTTCAATCGCGATCGTTCCGGTCGAGAAGATTTCGCCGAAAAGGGTAAAGGCTTGATTGGCATTCGTATTGGTTCCTGACTGCGGGCTGACGGTCACGGGATCGGGAAACAGAGTCAACGCGGACATGACCACGGGATTGGTGGAGCCGCCGATAAACGCGTAATAAACGCGCCACCGGTAGTCCGAGACTTTCTGGAGCACGGGCGAGGTGAAGCCGACCGAGTTCGGTTCGGTCGACAGCCGCACGCCTGATTCCGCCGAAAAGTTTAATCCGTCGATGCTGATCCGGCTCAACAACCGGGTTTCAACCGTTGTCCCGGAACCGAGGTTGGTGTAGATGATGCGCGTCGGACCCAGCGTCAGGCGGGCCGTGTCGAAGCTGCCGAAGGGCGCGCTGATGATTCGCTCCGGAGCTGACCACGTGGCGCCTTCGTCCGTGGTGCCGGCCGCCCAAAGCTCGTAGTCCGTGATTTCATTGCCGCCGTCGGCATCTTGGAGGAAATAAAGCCTCCAGATGGCGCCGGCGCTTGAAATTCTGACGGCGCCGACGAATGCGGTTGCGGGATTGGCTTCCACGCGCACCCCAGGCTCTTTGACCCAATCAATGCCGTCGGTCGAGGTCGCGGAAAGGATGTGATAACCGCCCGTCGAACTGATCGCAGAGTACAGCATTCTGTAACCGGTGGTCAGCGGCAGTAAAGCGCAAGACGTGATCGAGCTTTGATCGAGTTGGGCTGTTTGCGTGGAAATGCGAAAGCCCGGCTCCTCGCTCCAGGCCAAGCCGTCCGTGGACGTGGCCGAGTGCACGCGGACATGATCCCGGACAAAGTAGAGCCTCAGGAGGCCGCCGGCTTCGATGATGTCGTGGGGTACGCCCGAAGACAAGCGGACGCCGTCGTCAGGCGTGAAATTCGGCGTTGCCTGAAGCGCCGGGGCCAGGGCGCATAATAAGCCGAACACCGGCCAAAAAAAAGCCTTCATGAGTTAAAACGGGCACAACTTACGGACGGTGCCCTCGACGACAAAAAGCGCGGAATCAGGAGCCGGATCGAACACGGAATAGATGCCGATGCCGTTGATGGCCTGGCTGAGGTAAGGCAGATAATTCAACAGGGCGTTTTCCGGAACGCGTGTCAGCGCGAAGCGTTTGAACATGAAGGCGCCTTTTTTCTTTTGCATGTTGTTCCAATATTTTTCGTAGGTCTGGTAATCGGGGGGAACGTAAAATTCTTTGCCGCTGCGCGGGTGCATGAAGGAAGCGCCGGCTTGCGGGCATTCAAAGCTTCCGTCTTTATTTTTTTTAAAAATTCCGGCCGCGGTGAGGCGTTCGAGTCCCTGGCGCGTTTTAGCCGGACCCAGGCCCAGCAGTTGAGCCAATTCATCCGCCTTCCAAGCCCTCCGGTCATTGGTCAGAGTCTCAAAAACCCAATAATTGGCGGGCGACGCCCTGATTAGTTTGGACTGCTCCACGCTGAGATTGACCCGGCGCGTTTCATGGAGCGTTTTAATGGCCGCACCCAAGGGATGTTTTTCCCGGCTTTCGGACGGGCGCACGAAGCTGGGGGCGATCAAGAATCGGAATGTCTCCTCGCCCCAGGACGACTTCAAATAAGCCAGAAGAAATTGCCTCAGTTTGTTTTCCTCTTGACCCAGCAACAGCAGCCTGGCGACGATGGCGAGGCCTTTGGGCCTGGGCAGCGACGTCCCGCGTTCGAAGTTTTTGTACTGCGAATAGCCGAACCCGAAAATTTTTGAGGCGCCGTTTTTGTGATAGAAGGCGTAGCCTGATAGGTAGCCGGCCTCCCGCCGGAATTGAATCAGCGCGTTCGCAAAATCTTTGGTCATCTCTTTACATATATAGCTCCTATTGTTAGGCAAATCAAGATTGACTTAGTTTGCCATTGCTAGGCGAATCAGGCGTCCTGAGGCTAAAGACTAAGGGCCCAAGGTCTAAAGTCAGGCGACGTTATGGCGGATTGCTCAGATAATAAGAATGTGATGAGGCAGTCGCGATTCGATTGCTTTCGGCGTTTTTATCATCCCGTTGACGTTGTTTGCTTTGGGAGAGCTTCGGTATTTAAACCGCATTGAAAAATCGGTGATTAGGGAAATCGAGGACGAAATCAATCGATCTAATGAAAAAAAAGGAGATTAAAAATATGAAAAACAGACACTTGGCGATCGCCGCAATCGCTCTTATGGCGGGCGTCGCGCCTTGTTGGGCGGATGATTCGTCGGATCAAACGGCAGCCGAGGCAGGGGCGCCTTTCGAGGAAGGCGGGTCCGGCAAGGGTCGGCGCGTGGTAACGCAGCAATTCCAGGTTGATCCTCCGGAAGCAGAGGAGGAATCTGATTGGCCCGCGCAGCAGGATCAATTGACGATGCTGGAAGCCCAGCAGCAAGCGCTTGACGCCCGGCGGCTTCAATTAGCCGGCAAGATGGAATCAGCGTCCGACAATAAAGAAATTTATGACGGCCTCAAATACGCTTCACTTGCGGGCGGCGCGGGTTTAGCGGTCGGCGGCTGGATCGCCATGATGGCCGGAGCGGGAACGGCAGGCGGCGTTCTTTTCGGCGTCGGCATTGTTATCGCGCTCGGTTTCTTGCTCTTTGACTATCTATCCAAGCAGGAGAGAAAAGAAGAAACAAGCGCCATCGGCGAACACAATCGTGTTGTTGAGCGCATGAACGAAAATACCGATCAAATGCAATATCCCCAGCAGGAGAGTCAGTGAGGCGAGGGTGGCCCCGCGTTCATTCTGCATCTAAACTATAAAGGTAATCATGATCAGGAAACGGTCGGCATTCGCATGGATGGCTCTGCTTGTGTTGATGCTGCCAATTTCGTCGTGGGCACAGCCGAGGTCAAAATCAAAAGCCAAAACTTTGACGGCGGAGGATATCGACGCCAATATCGAGGCTGCCCGGCGCGAACGGGGGGAACGAAAGGCTCAGCAGGCGGACGCTTTATTCAATTGTTTGGTCAAAAAATATTGGCCGGATCACGAAGAACATACTCAATGCGGCCCTTGCGGGGACCGGGAGGGTTGCAGCGAAGTGTTGGGCGATGAATGGTATGACGACAATAACCGCATTCGGGATTTGCTGTTGGATCGAGATGTGTCCGAGCATTATGTCGCGAGCGCCATTCACCGGTATGTCCATTTGGCCAGCTTGGGCCGCTATGGGGCGACGACTTTTTTAAGAACGGTGGAAGACGCAGCCCGTGAGCGCCATTCCGCCGTGATCCGCCGCAACGCGGCCGCGGTCATGATTAATTACATGAAGTTCGTCCGTCCTAAAAAAGAGAACAGTGATGATCCTGATTTCTGGCCGGCCATGACCGCGGTTCACGCCATGCACGGGCTTTATGACGACAACCCGAATGACGGCGATTTAAGGGATATGATCCGCACGTCCATCGCGGACCGGGCGGCCAATGAGGAACATTCCCGGCTGTATCAGTCCTGCATGAGTTTTCTTTGCAGCAGGTTTCGCAGCGTTGTTGCCATCGTCAACGAGGAGCGGGAGAATAAAGACCTCGACGTCGAGCCCTGCCGTTAGCCCGACAAGCGGGGTATATCAAGCGCTGCGAGCGCTTACGAGACCTGCCACCAAGTCCTTGTCCGAACACCTTCTCGCAGAGCGGATTCTTCCCCGCCATAGACCAGCACGCAGTCCGCGCGTACTCCTTTGAGTCCAGAAAAATATTTAAGACCCTTGAAGTAGTCGGAAGATATGGTCTGGCCGGCCTTAATTTCGATCGCGGTGAGCCTGGTCCCGAGATCCAAAAGCACATCGACCTCATGCCCCGTCCGATCGCGCCAGTAGTAAAGCGCAGCGCGCTCGCCGCGATGACTAAAGGCCTTCAGCATCTCCGATACCACGAAGGTTTCATAGATACTTCCATACAATGGATGTCCGACGAGATCTTTGGCGCTTCTGATTTTCAATAGGTGGCACATCAGGCCGGTATCAATGAAATATAGCTTAGGACTCTTCATAATGCGTTTGGAGAAATTATTATGGTAAGGCTGAAGGAAATGGACTATAGAGCTAGCCTCTAAGACTGATAGCCACTGCCGGGCCGTAGGGTGCGTGATACCGCAGTCCGATGCCAGCGCTGAGAAGTTAAGTATCTGCCCGGACCTGCCGGCGCAGAGCTGGACGAACCGCTGGAAATTCATCAGGTCACCAATTCGCAAGACTTCACGAACATCGCGCTCCACATAAGCCGAGGTATAGGATTCCAAGAAATCCGGCGCGTTAAGTTTGTGGTCATGAATTCTTGGATAGAGCCCTTGAAAAAGGATTTCGTTCAATTTTAGGGCATGCGGCCGGTCCTTGCGGGCTGCTCCGTGATAATTCCGTGGATTTTGCGGGACGTTGCGGGAAAGCTCCGATAAGCTAAACGGCAACAATCTCAAATACGCCGCCCGTCCGGCCAGCGACTGGCTGACCTTAGCGAGCAGGTTAAATTGCTGTGAGCCGGTTAGGATGAGCGACCGTGAACCGTCCTCATCCACAGCCGTCTGAATATAGGAAAGCAAATCCGGGTCTTTTTGAGCTTCATCGATGATAACTCTGTTGCCGTATTGGGCCAGGAATCCCCTGGGATCGCGAACGGCAAAGTCCCGATTGTCGAGATTCTCCAGAGAGACATACGCATATCCTGGAAATACCATTTTCGCCAATGTGGTCTTGCCTGATTGGCGCGGTCCGGTCAGGACGACGACCGGAAACTGCTTGGCTATAGATGCCAGCTTGGGCGCAATGGTTCTACGGAGCATGTGCAAGAGTGTACCAGCAAAATTGTTATTTGTCAAATTGAAAATTATATTTTCAATTTGACAAATAACAATTTCTTCGGGGGCTTGTTTGATTTTCCAAAGCCTGCCGTTAGGCCAATTCAATTGGCCTAAACCCAAACCCATCGGGCAATTTCCTGTCCAGAGACTTTTTTCCTGTTGGACCCTAGGGGGTTTTTGATGCAGTTTTCATAATAAGTGAGGAATTTCAACAAGGGTTCAAAATGACCAGAAGACTGACGGCATTCTTTATCGTTTTTATGGGGTTGGCCAGCATGGGGTTTACGTCTAGCTCTGATCAGGTGGCAGGAGACGTCCGGGGCTTATTCCAACAGCCGGGAAACAGCGGCTCAATGCCGGTTATTTTCGTCACTCAAATAACAGGCGGCCCCGACGTCTTAAAACCCACGGATGCTCTGGATGAGACAAAAGTGGGTGTTGCCGCTAAATTCATCCCCATCCCAGCCGGTGAATTTAAGATGGGCAGTCCAACTGACGAGATAGGCCGGGACAATAACGAAACCCAGCACCCGGTTAAACTCACCAAAGCTTTTGAGATTCAAGCCACCGAAGTCACCCAGCTTCAGTACTTCCTGGTCATGGGCAGTACCCCCTCTCACTTCAGGAAGCAAGAGAACTGCGATGACGGGTCCTACAAGATATTTTTTGGATTTAGCCTCTGCGCCAATCACCCCGTAGAAAGAGTTTCTTGGTATCAAGCCCAGGAGTTCATTAATGAGCTCAATAGAATCCAAAATAAATACACGTATCGCCTCCCCTCTGAAGCCGAATGGGAATACGCGGCCCGGGCCAATAGGCGTTCAAGTTTCCCGTACTCTTTCGGATTTAATTATACCGATGAGCTTGATCATTATGGCTGGCACTGGGGCAACTCCAAGAAAAGAACCCATGCTATGGCCACTGGAAAACCCAGCTTTTGGGATGGTGATTCTTCCAAGCCTCTCTTTGATATGCACGGCAATGTCTGGGAATGGACCCAGGATGTCTACGATAAGGACTATGGATCAAAAGATTTAAAAGTTTTGGCTATTGACCCCACTGGTCGCGCTGCAGGCTGGTTCCGGGTTCTGCGGGGCGGTTCCTGGCATAGCAACGCCAGTGACCTG
This DNA window, taken from Elusimicrobiota bacterium, encodes the following:
- the acs gene encoding acetate--CoA ligase, with product MSTTTLEKPRAATKTLEDLLIEKRRFPPSKEFRDQANVKKENIYKEGARALKFWEKRAGKLVWSKKWKKVLQWKEPFAQWFVGGKLNASVNCVDRHLDSWRKTKAAIIWESEPGETRTLTYQQLSREVNRFANALKSLGVAKGDRAVIYMPMIPELPIAMLACARIGAAHSVVFGGFSAEALRDRINDCKAKVVITADGGYRRGNIVPLKQNTDNAVAETPSVEKVVVYRRLGKTHDCPWTPDRDVDWDELVAGQSAVCKPEEMDSEDLLYILYTSGTTGKPKGIMHTTAGYLAGVQTTTEFIFDLKDEDVYWCTADIGWVTGHSYIVYGPLANGATTVMYEGSPDWPDKDRFWAVIEKFGVTILYTAPTAIRTFMKWGEEYPGRRDLSTLRLLGSVGEPINPEAWVWYHKVIGKEKCPVVDTWWQTETGSILISPLPGLTALKPGSATKPFPGIEADVVDEHGRPVKVGAGYLIIKKPWPSMLRGIYGDPERYKAQYWSRFPGVYFAGDGAKRDKDGYLWLLGRVDDVLKVSGHRLSTMEIESALVDNPKVAEAAVIGRHHDIKENAIVAFVTLKEGTQGNNGASQTGRETATEELKAHVVKKIGSLARPDEIIFTAELPKTRSGKIMRRLLRDIAEGRAMGDTTTLADVNVVKALKEKYEHLEG
- a CDS encoding ATP-binding protein; this encodes MLRRTIAPKLASIAKQFPVVVLTGPRQSGKTTLAKMVFPGYAYVSLENLDNRDFAVRDPRGFLAQYGNRVIIDEAQKDPDLLSYIQTAVDEDGSRSLILTGSQQFNLLAKVSQSLAGRAAYLRLLPFSLSELSRNVPQNPRNYHGAARKDRPHALKLNEILFQGLYPRIHDHKLNAPDFLESYTSAYVERDVREVLRIGDLMNFQRFVQLCAGRSGQILNFSALASDCGITHPTARQWLSVLEASSIVHFLQPYHNNFSKRIMKSPKLYFIDTGLMCHLLKIRSAKDLVGHPLYGSIYETFVVSEMLKAFSHRGERAALYYWRDRTGHEVDVLLDLGTRLTAIEIKAGQTISSDYFKGLKYFSGLKGVRADCVLVYGGEESALREGVRTRTWWQVS
- a CDS encoding formylglycine-generating enzyme family protein, with translation MTRRLTAFFIVFMGLASMGFTSSSDQVAGDVRGLFQQPGNSGSMPVIFVTQITGGPDVLKPTDALDETKVGVAAKFIPIPAGEFKMGSPTDEIGRDNNETQHPVKLTKAFEIQATEVTQLQYFLVMGSTPSHFRKQENCDDGSYKIFFGFSLCANHPVERVSWYQAQEFINELNRIQNKYTYRLPSEAEWEYAARANRRSSFPYSFGFNYTDELDHYGWHWGNSKKRTHAMATGKPSFWDGDSSKPLFDMHGNVWEWTQDVYDKDYGSKDLKVLAIDPTGRAAGWFRVLRGGSWHSNASDLRSARRTGDPGHHLYPDVGFRLARTLR